In Lolium perenne isolate Kyuss_39 chromosome 5, Kyuss_2.0, whole genome shotgun sequence, the sequence GCTTGTATAACTAAAAGACCAGTATCATCTGTACCATCTACTACGGATGGAGTATAAGGTTCCGATGATCGTCACACTTTCTCTTCTAGTATCTCCACAAGGCCTCCTAGGCCTACACCGTAGTGCTTAGACTAGACCTTCGTGTGATAGCAAGTAACTGGCAACATTATATTGCAAGTATGGGCGGTGTCACTTGGTGAGACATTCAAGTTTGGTGCATTCGGAACCTAACCATTACCGCTTGCTCGGTTAGGGCACGCTGCATCAGCGGCGTACCTAAATTTGCTAGCCATGGTGTGATGTTCAGGACACTGGGTCTAGAAATTGATTTACGCCCCTCCATTTTCCTCTTTAGGTCTGCCCCCATGTTCGTTATAGAGCAATGATGGCCTACGTTGACAGGGCATTCTCGTACTTCGAGCCACGAATGATCCTGGTATCATCTTTTAAGCATTCGTTATAGAAACAAAAACAATCACGCAGACAATGGCAACTGTTGTCCTAGTACCTGTTAGTATCTCCGTCGTATGATGAAAGGAGGTCGATTTGGTCTACACTTGATAGGGCGCATTCTCTACACTTAACTCTTCCATCTAAGTCGATCCTGGTATCATCTTTTAAGCATTCGTTATAGAAACAAAAACAATCACGCAGACAATGGCAACTGTTGTCCTAGTACCTGTTAGTATCTCCGTCGTATGATGAAAGGAGGTCGATTTGGTCTACACTTGATAGGGCGCATTCTCTACACGTAACTCTTCCATCTAAGTCCCTAAAATATTATTTCTTCAATAGATTTTGAAAGTCTAGGGGGCGGGGGCACTTGCCCCCCTCCCCCTGAAAAAGCTTTAGGGACTTGATGCTCCCAAGTCTCACCGTGAATTGGTGCCAGCATGCACCATCTATTTCTCATGTGATGTATCCGTTTGACTCAAAATTTGTACTACATAAAAAAACTACTAGGAAAAATTGAAAAGTTTCCAGCTAGGTGCGTCGACATTTTTCTATTCAGGTGAAGTTTCGGCCCGCTTGAATCAAAGAGGTTGGTGATTAAATAGGTACTCAGTTTGAGCTAGTGCTCGAAAatcgtaagaagctatttaatcacgaGGCAGTCATCCGAATTGTATGAAATTGGCATGTTTCGAAACTATTTAATCAAGAATGCTACAGTTATGCAGTCTCGACGACGATGAAGGGCGTGCATGTCTTCGTTGGCTAGAGAAAACATTTTTGTAATGCACTACTTCCTCCGCTCCACAAAAGTTATCTGAGATTTGTTAAAATTTGAATGTGTCTAGGGACAAGTTTCATGGAATGGAGGGTGTGTTTCAAATTTTGAACCATCATTCTCCTTCAGGGATAAGATGGGTGGCGCAGAGGATCCCGCTCCACATGGCGGAGCGGATGTGTCTCCGATGGACAGGGTCCATCCATGGGTGCCATGAACCAAAGTATCCAGCCCATCCGTCCACGGATTCTCGCTCGTTTCCGTGTGCGTCATCCAGCCGTAGAGAAAACCAGGGGAAATGAAATAGAAGGGAAGAAATGCAGGATATCGCTGGGGAGTAGGCCGTCCCTATCCGTTTACAGttaggcatctccagcggcgcggcgcattttagcgtccgcgcgcgtccgtttgcgtcggcccttTTGGTCGAAAACGTAGCGTCCGTTTATGCGTCGGGTGCTCAATGCAAGACGACGCATTTTTTTTTAGGACGAATCATTTTTTTGAACTGAAACATAATTTACAAAAACTGAAACATAACTTACATActtgaaaacataaaaaaaaacCTAAAACGCCTACTACTGCGCATCGTCGccgtgctgctcctcgtcgctgtcgagcaagATGATCTCCGGTACGTCCCACGGCCAGtagccatccgggggagcgtacgccgggcgcgatggcggtgctcgaggttgaggaggctgcggctgaggcggcggtggaggcgcctgtGGCCGCGGCCGTGGCGGCGGATGAGGAGCCTGCCCATAAGGCCGTGGCGGCGGTGGGGAGGCGCCCGGACATAAGGCCGTGGCGGCGGTGGGGGAGGCGCccaaggctgtggcggcggtggaggaggcgccgccgAGTCCGAGCGCTCGTCGAAGGGCTTCATCGGCGGACAAAGCGGCCGGCATGACAACGGTGGCGTAGAGGCAACGGCGGCCGCACCGGCCCGTCGTCTCGTCCGTCTCCGTGGACAGTACGTACGCCAACTctccgagtcgatggcgtacgccggatcggcgcgAGGTCCTCGGCAGATATCGCCTCCTCGCGCCGGATCTCCTTGGTCCACTCAGCTCGCGCGTTGTGCATCGGAGGGACGGGCACCGGCGCAATGAGCCGCCACCGCCAGTACCGCACGCCGGATCGGGCGTCGCACGGCACCCATCTcgccgtgcatgagcctccccaccgtgacggggagcggcaccTTCTTGCCGGCcgccggaggcctcgaagtcgttcttcttccccgTGGCGCAGCCGCGGTTGTGGTGCGAGTGGAGCCGTGGGCGAAGGAGCACCGCGCCGCCGGACTTTAAGGGCGGCCGCGCacggatacgatgccattgaaggcggcgcagaagcccagcccgCCGCCCGCCGCACGCGCAGAACAGAAGTCGCGGCATTCATGGCGGCGCAGACGCGAAGCGCCCGATCATGAAGCGATGGTCGCGAAGCGATGCCCTCCATGcaggctcgctgccaggcgggcccggtggagaccgcagcggacactttgcgcgtccacgcagcgtccaccgagacgcaaacctgccgcatatttgggccaggtttgcgtctccgcggacggcccggtcactttgcgtcgtgccgctggagagggtgccagacTCGTTTACGACCaaagcggacgcaaacggtcgctgtcgcgccgctggagatgccccttAGCTGGAAGGGGCGCTGGTCGCTGGAGGGTGGGGTTGACCGACAGACAGGATGAGGATGAGAGTGTGAGGTGTTTTGACACGTTCCGTCCCTCTGCTGTGGTGCGCGTGGCTTGGCCTGGACCAGGATGGAGAGAGCGACGTGGAGGACGAGGTTGCTCGTCTCATCAATGCAATGCAATACCGCGGCGTGGGAGACCTGAGTAGTTTTTCTATTTGCTAGTACTCTACAAAATAGTATATATtttgtttttgtatttttttttggtgACCATGGGATGCACCTGCGACTGCGAGCGGCGTTATCTCGCAACAAAACTGCAATTGTGGCGTTCATCTGGAGGGAATTGCAGTTTGCACCAGGTCATGTTCCGGGCGTTGCAAAGACCATCAGGTCGACGTTCTTTTTGCAACATCCACCAGCCCTTGTACTAATCTGTTGCATTCTAGTCTAAATTTTGCTTTGCCTTGCGTTGATAGCTTtatcagggcatctccaacaaCAATAATTTGGCGCTGTAAAACCTATTTCGGCAAACGTTTAGCGCACGCTGTGCCAAATTTCCCTCCACCAGAGGCGCTATTTCGCAGCGCGGGTCGCCCGCTGAAAAAGCGCCCGCAGCGGAAGCAGCGCCACAGACACATTTTAATAGAAGATAGTCTAAATAAAAGATCCAAAAaatattgaaaatacaattaaaatagataaactactagtctactcgtcgtcggaggtggtATCAGTCCAGACGTCGTCCCAGCGAGCATCATCGTCAGCCCAAGTCGTGTTTGGGTTGACTATCTCGCGGTTGGCGATGTCCTGACGACGGCACCCGTCTTCCCTTCGCTGCGCCCTAAGGTCGGCGAAGAAGGCCTCCGTGTTGTCGAAGAAGCTCGCCATCGATTGGACGGACGCCGCCTCCGTCGCTGCCACCACCATAGTCTCTGCTTCTCGCGGGAAAATAATTTTTCCCCGCGCGGGCTATCACGCTATCCCGAGCGCCAAACTTGCCACGTCGCTTCGAGCGCGCGCTATAAATCGCCGCGCGCGCGCTATAAAACGTCGTGTGAGCGCGCTATAAAACAGCGCGTTCGCGTGCAACAAATCGCCGTGGAAACTTCTAGTCGCCGCTTCATCTCGCAATGCCTCGCTGCTTCGTCGCGCCACGCGTCGCCGCCGCTCTCCCACGCGCTCCGCCTCCGCTCAAccttcgtcgccgggatgccgccgcgctgCCGTGGGTCGTTCGGTTTCCGCTGCGTCCGAGCGCGTCCCAACAGCAGGTTCTATGCGGAGCTTCGCGTCggcggcttccgcctcaccctcggcacctaTGGCTCGCCGGAGCTGGCAGCGCGTTCTTACGACACGGCcgcgtggcgatttcggcggccacggtgcgactTCAAATTCCCGGACGTCGAGtccctagaggaggcggagttcctcgcgccagcgcCGTGTCTCGTCGacaacgaggaccgtcgccgccaccgccaggcgcAATGCCGGATCGCCATTGCCGAGCGTGACGTGGAGCTGATGCGCTAGTGCAATGTCGACAACACGGAGGCCTTCTTCGCCGACCTCAGGGCGCAGCGAAGGGCAGACCGGCGCCGCCGTCAGGACATCGCCGACCGTGAGATAGTCAACCCAAACACGACTTGGGCTGATGATGACGCTCGCTGGGATGACATCTGGACTGAGACCACCTGTGCCGACGAGTATACTAGtagtttatctattttaattgtattttcaatgtTTTTTAGTTCTTTTATTTAGACTATGTTCTATTAAAATGTGTTTGTGGCGCTGTAAATTAGCGCTTCCGCTGCGGGCGCTTTTTCATCGGGCCACCCGCGCTGCGAAATAGCGCCTCCGGTGGAGGGGAATTCGGCACATCGTGTGCTAAACGTTTGCAGCGCGCGAAGTAGGTTTTGCAGCGCCAAATTATTgctgttggagatgccctaataagGCTATCAAGGCAAGGCAAAGCAAAATTTAGACTAGAATGCAACAGATTAGTACAAGGACTGGTGGATGTTGCAAAAAAAACGTCGACCTGGTGGTCTTTGCAACGCCCCTAACAGGAGCTGGTGCAAACTGCAAAAATTTGGTCGTtggattttctttattttttctttctGCGGGTTGGGGAGCAAACTCTTGTGCGTGCGTTTTTGGCGTGGGTCATGGTTTGGTCAAAGCTAGGAaacgagtgtgtgt encodes:
- the LOC127304174 gene encoding ethylene-responsive transcription factor ERF011-like yields the protein MPPRCRGSFGFRCVRARPNSRFYAELRVGGFRLTLGTYGSPELAARSYDTAAWRFRRPRCDFKFPDVESLEEAEFLAPAPCLVDNEDRRRHRQAQCRIAIAERDVELMR